Sequence from the Helianthus annuus cultivar XRQ/B chromosome 13, HanXRQr2.0-SUNRISE, whole genome shotgun sequence genome:
ggtaacaaaaaaaaaaaaatttggaaaAGAAGGTGGTTTTATGCTGTTTTATGTCATGTCAACGAAACTAATAGCCGATGAGTTATGACTAGTCGATATCTGTTTGTGTAGTCTTACCTTCCATCTGAAACGCCGAATGGACTAAAGTCGTTAAGAGAGCACGATATGGAATCGCTTCGAGGCAACGGCGAAGGGGAGCGTAAATCATTTGAAAGGATATACGATTATGATGTATACAACGATCTTGGAGCTCCGGACGAGGAATTAAGTTTAGCACGACCAGTACTCGGTGGTGAGAAACATCCTTACCCTAGGCGGTGTCGCACTGGTCGCAAGATGTCCTCTATAGGTATAACATGAATTATGTGTTGTTTTGGGCGTTAGTTATTTGTTTGAGGGTTTTCTACTCTACATGAGCGTGAGTGAAGAGGGGCTCACGGTCACGTGCATACTATGTCGCCTTCACGTGAGTGGGACGTGACACGTGAGGGCGTAAGTGTGCTCACGGCATAAACATGGAATAACTTTTACTCGTTAGgtttaaaaaaaacatgaaatACATAGTTTGCTTATTTCTTTTGCCAGGACGTTCCAACATAAATTTTAATAAAGAGTGTgtctattggcacaccaaaccctagcaaaattagggtttatctacgctgcgtatagacgCTGCGTATtgatctatacgcagcgtatagggtgcgtatagggttaaccctatacgctgcgtattgaccgatacgcagcgtagataaaccctaGATCTCAGTGCCCgataaccaatcattgcacagaaaacaaggtgtctctacgctgcgtataggtcaatacgcagcgtatagggttaaccctatacgctgcgtatagaccaatacgcagcgtagatatAATATCTGCAAAATTgaggtcattttggtaggtttgaagtATCAAAAATTTGtcaggtttatatacgctgcgtattgaccaatacgcagcgtatataacaCTAACTCAGTTAGCATACTTAACTTAGTTAGCATACTTAACTCAGTTAGCATACTTAACTGAACAgtacagggaccatttgtgtcaattttcgaaacttcagggactatttttgtaaaaattgaaacttcagggactaaagtGTAAATATATCAAAAATCTGTAAAAATTGAAACTTCCAGAACTTTATCTATACAACAGTTAAATAACCTGCCAGAATTTTATATGTACACCATAGTATATAACATTTCAGAATATGTTAAACCGTTTACACCAAAAGTTTAATATATACAAGACAAGTTTGTGCATACATAACAAAATGATAAAAGACTACTGCTGTTGCtcctgctgctgctgatgctgatcCCATTCCGCATCCGTAATGAAGGGTAGTGGAGGTAACCCgtcatgttgttgctgctgctgcagCGCCGCAGCCACCCACTCCATCAAATAGTTGTTACTTTCAGCTAACCGAAGCTGCCGAAGCGGTGGTGGCTGCGGAATGACAGCGACCGGCTCATGCGGCTCCGGCGGCTCCGGATCGTGCAGGGGATATACCGGAGGGAACTGTTCCGGCAGAATTGTAAGCTCGTATTGCGTGCCGTCCAGTTTCTTTAACCGCTTCCCGCATGGGAAGTCTTTGGTAATATGCATTCCATTTACTGTGTTCATCCCCATCCGCTTCGGCAGTGTCGCCGGGCCTACACGGGCGCGGTCCTTCTCCGGATTATAGCCCAACGAAAAGGCTATCCTGGTCACGTAGGCGCCGCCGAATAGCAGTCCGCGCTCCTGTCGATGATGCGCGGAGGCGAAGTACTGCGCCAACCCGTAGGCGAGAGCACACGGCCTCTTGTATAAGAGGTAATACAAGAAAAACAAATCACCACTCTTACACCACTCCCGGCTTTTGTTTCGAGCAGTGATCGAAGTGGAAATCATCTTATGCAAATACTTGCATAAATGGAAACCAGTCAGTAAATAATAAACACTTGACATCGACTAAATGaggataaaaaaaatatatttttgactCGTTACGGATTTTGACGCGCGTAacggacctacgcgccttacggttcgacttcgacgaaataaaaaaaaatattttaacgacgaacttagtttcgacgctcgttaggaccgtacgcgccttccgagcgtcgaaactaagatcgtcgttaaattatattttttttattatttagtccacGTCGAACCGTAAGTCgtgtaggtccctaacgagcgtcgaaataagttcgtcgttaaaatataaaacgacgaacttagtttcgacgctcgttagagacctacgcgccttacggttcgacttcgactaaataaaaaaatattttaacgacgaacttagtttcgacgctcgttaggaccgtacgcgccttacgagcgtcaaaactaagatcgtcgttaaaatatgtttttttttattatttagtcgaagtcgaaccaaAAGgtgcgtaggtccctaacgagcgtcgaaactaagttcgtcgttttatattttaacgacgaacttatttcgacgctcgttagggacctacgcgccttatggttcgacttcgactaaataataaaaaaaaatattttttatttcgtcgaagtcgaaccgtaaggcgcgtaagTCTCTAACGGGCTTCGACgcccgttagggacctacgcgactTACGGTTCGACatggactaaataataaaaaaaatataatttaaacagaaaactgtttttttttaaacagattttttttaaacatatatttttttaattatttagtcgaagtcgaaccgtaaggcgcgtaggtccctaacgagcgtcgaaataAGATCGAAGTTTTATATTTTACCGacgatcttagtttcgacgctcgttagggacctatgcgacttacggttcgacttgactaaataattaaaaaatatacatgAGAAACGCCCCTATTTCGCAGCCGTTtggggctgcgtttgcagccgtaaacCGGCGTTTAAACGACTGCAAACGCCGCCCCAAACGACAGCGATTTGGCAGCCGTTTgtggctgcgtttgcagccgtttaaacgcccttttacggctgcaaacgcagccgcaaacgACAGCGAAATTGCAGCCGTAAAGGGCGTTTAAacggcgcgtaggtccctaacgagcgtcgaaataaattcgtcgttaaaatataaaacgacgaacttagtttcgacgctcgttagagacctacgcgccttacAGTTCAACTTCgacaaactaaataaaaaaaatattttaacgacgaacttagtttcgacgctcgttaggactgtacgcgccttacgagcgtcaaaactaagatcgtcgttaaattatattttttattatttagtcgaagtcgaactataaggcgcgtaggtccccaacgagcgtcgaaactaagatcgaagttttatattttaacgatgatcttagtttcgacgctcgttagggacctatgcgccttacggttcgacgtggactaaataataaaaaaaatataatttgacgacgatcttagtttcgacgctcgtaaggcgcgtacggtcctaaggagcgtcgaaactaagttcgtcgttaaaatttttttttatttcgtcgaagtcgaaccgtaaggcgcgtaggtctctAACGGGCTTCGACGCCCCCATATCTATCGTATCCActgtatccaccttcacccccgtatccactgtaaccaccttcacccccgtatccactgtaaccaccttcacccccgtatccactgtaacttccgtatccaccttcacccctGTATACCCCGTAACCCGGATACGATTGTTGCGTCGGGTAATAcggttcatcaacaggtgcattCTCAGCACCGTATCCACTTTGTTGCACGTACGAAGATTCATACCCGTATCCGTAATCTGGATACACTTGATCCGCCGGgtaatttggttcatcaacaggtggagtGGGAGTCTTGTTCAAGTCTGGCAACTGTGTTTTTTGAGCAACAGGGActccagacacaacctcctcctcctcattggcagcatttgctccccatgtgtcgttagaatagtgattaccgaaataattatcgttccaaaatgatgacattttaacaagATTGAACAAAAAACAGAACAAATGATTTTGGTTTGGGGAGTAAATTCTCTACTAAAGAAGAAGAATATGAAACACAGAAGAAAAGAAAATAGATGTAAATGATGTTGCTTGTTCGAAGATGAAAAGAAGGCAGAGCTAAATAGACTTTTAAATTTActtcaatacgcagcgtatagatcTCTACTCTCCGTATTGCTTTATTCACGTGCCTGGACAACATCGTATCATTGTCAAATCATTCTGACATACGCTGCGTAGAGACCTCTACGCTGCGTATAGGGTTACCAatatacgcagcgtattggtctCTACGCAGCGTATGTCAGACTGATTTGACATGGTACTAGGTTTGACTGTCTGGTCGTGCACCTGCCCCTTATATACGCTGCGTGGAGGTCAATACACAacgtatagggttaaccctatacgctgcgtattgacctctaCGTAGCGTatgtaaaccctaagtgtgcagatagCCTGCCAAGGTGTGCAAATAGTGAGGGCCTTAATAAAAATCGAGTTGTTTTCAAAATAAGTATTTTATGGTCCCGTAAACAGTTGTTCACAATTTTAGTTGAACAttaatcttttattttttaagaactaattgtttaaaaataattgcATACAAGTTTTTAAAGAAAttactcactctctctctctctctccgtaAGTAACTAGGTATAAGTATAACGCATGGTTAGTGAAAAATGAAAGTAAGTAGCTCTCCTACTTATGCGTGGTTCAAACTCACCTCACACTCACATTCCATATGTATAAAACATGCCGTGGGGATGAAACCGAAAATCATATCGTTTAAATATGTGATCTGCGAtgaatgaatgtaagaatattgGATCCGGAATTTATTGAAGTTTAACATAGTATGTTGAATTACAGATCCGTTAACAGAAACTAGAACTGCACTCCCTTTTTATATACCGGCTGATGAAGATTTTTCTGAGATAAAGCAAGCTACCTTTGGAGCAAAGACTTTGTACACTGCGCTCCATGCGGTTGTACCGCTTCTAGAATCAGTTTTTACAGATACAACCGAAGGATTTCCATTATTCACAGACATAGACATGCTTTTTAATCAAGGTGTTAATGTCCCAGCCCCTGACGATGGAATCCTAAGTGTTTTCCCTGCACTTTTGAAAAAGACTGATGATACTAAAAATGCTGTTATCCAGTTTGAGACCCCTGAAACCATGGACAGTAAgcattttttaatttttgcatCATTGTACATGGTTTGTTAGTTTAACTTTTGTGTGTATTCAATATATGTGCAGGAGACAGATTCTCATGGCTCAGCGATGAGGAATTTTGCAGACAAATGCTTGCTGGTCTCAATCCGTGTAGCATACAATTGGTCTCGGTATGTTTATGTGATGGGAACAATCATTAAAATGACCATATTGACCgaaaaaattaccaaaatataaAAGTGTGTCTAAGGTAGCTAAAATTTAGTTTGCGATTTACAAGTGGTTTCTTTTTCTTGACCTTTAATAAAAGCATCGGCTAAGGCTGAAATATAGCCGCGCCTGCGCTTTATTAGATGGTAACTAAAAATAGATAGGCTAAAATTTAGCCGTCGACAAAATTTAGCCCAAAGTTTACAAATGTATTATTTTGTTTGGTTATTTCACGGATCTCATCGTATTTTTCAATGTTTTCTGTCTCCACTAAAATTTATCCCACGTTTTACCGTCTTAGCCGCTCGGTGTTTTGTCCACTCCTGATTGGTTATTTAGATAGGTCTGTTTTGGAAAAGGCTAATATTCGATGtttattttgatattttttcagTCAACATGTATATTTTAGTGAGTTTCCCTTGTGTGAAATAGTTGTGTCTTCATAATAAGATGATTAATTATGACATGTATGCATATCTAGGAATGGCCATTGATGAGTAAATTGGATCCTGAAATCTACGGACCAGCTGAATCCGCAATCACAAAGGAGATTGTTGAGAAGGAGATTAAAGATTTCATGACTTTTGACGAGGTAAGGCGAAAGAGGGTAGGGATCTTGTActttaatccagaagtgtgagaagtgtatgaagtgtattataacactacatataaaactatataacaccatataaacaccgtataacactatgtaacaccatataacactacgtaacactatataacactatataacaaatataacactatgcatctatcatagacatgctatcagacaaaatatagtgttatatttgttatatagtgttacatagtgttacatagtgttatatggtgttatatagtgttatacggtgtttatatggtgttatatatagtgttataatacacttctcacacttctggattaatgtacaggatcctctatcaGACGAAAGATAAATTAAATTGATAACTTATGATGTGAagtattgaaaaaaaaaagtaatgttGTTGCAGGCTTTAGCACAAAAGAAATTATTCATGCTAGATTACCATGACCTGCTCCTGCCTTATGTTAACAAATTAAGAGATCTCAAAACGACAACTCTATACGGTTCAAGAACTTTGATGTTCCTTCATCCTGATGGAACATTAAAGCCCATAGCCATTGAGTTAACTCACCCACCATATGATGGGAAACCAGCATGGAAACATGTCTACACACCCGCTCAGGTTGCCACTGATTTGTGGCTCTGGAGGCTAGCCAAGGCTCATGTATTGGCTCATGATGCTGGTTATCACCAACTTATTAGCCATTGGTCGGTTCCCTTTTCCCCTTTGATAACCTACTTGTTTGCATTTGAGCTAGTTAGTTCATTTATTATATTTCTTATAACAATGCAGGCTAAGAACACATTGTGCTATAGAGCCTTACATAATTGCTACTAACCGCCATCTAAGCCAAATGCATCCTATGAGTCGACTACTTCTCCCTCATTGTCGTTACACTATGCAGATAAATTCTCTAGCTAGACTAATCCTCATCAATGCCGGCGGTATCTTAGAGAAAATATTTTTTCCAGATGAATATTCTATGCAGCTTTCCTCAGATGTATACGATCAACTATGGCGGTTTGATCATGAAGCACTTCCAGCTGACCTGATTAATAGGTAAACATCTTAcacaaaaacaataataatataaattaTTAAGGAAAGTACGTTGCCATTCTATCAAACTTATTGCTTTGTATTTTCTATGGTATTGTTTAGGGGTATAGCAGTTGAAGATCCAACTGCACCACATGGTTTAAAGCTTGCAATTGAGGATTATCCTTATGCAAATGATGGTTTACTTATTTACGATGCCATTAAACAATGGGCAACTTCTTATGTCAACCATTATTATCCACAAGCGAATCTAGTCGAATCTGATGAAGAGCTTCAAGCATGGTGGAATGATATTCGTACGGTTGGTCACGGAGACAAGAAAGATGAACCATGGTGGCCACAACTCAAAACCCAAGACGATTTGATTGGAATTGTTTCGACTATCATGTGGGTGACCGCAGGCCAACATTCAGCGGTCAATTTCGGTCAATATGATTTAGGGGGATATATCCCCTATAGGCCGACAGTCGCCAGAACCAATATGCCTAATGAAGACCCCACAGATGAAGAATGGAAGTCGTTTATAGATCGACCTGAGGATGCTTTATTGAAATGTTTTCCGTCCCAACTCCAAGGTATACAAATGTTAGTGCTTTATGATATTTTATCAAGTCATTCGCCAGATGAAGAATATATCGGTGGAAATACTAACGCGACATGGGAGGCGGAGCCTACTATAAAGGCGGCTTTTGAGGAGTTCCGTGGAAGGCTTAATGAGCTGGAAGCAATCATAGACTCGAGGAACACCGATCCCAATTTGAAGAATCGTTGTGGCGCAGGGTTAGTTCCGTATCAACTATTCAAACCGTACTCAGAAAGTGGTGTGACCGGGAGAGGTGTTGCAAACAGCATATCCATTTAGTTGGATTGTTATGTGGTAATAAGGTCCTAATCCATGATTTAGTTGTGTTTTATCCTTAACTGGAATAAGTTGATCGCTTTGGTGATAGCAAACTCAATAGATAGATATCTGATGGGTTTGAGTCAGTATACCTAACGAgtatctaaatattaataaaagactacaaataatgccacatggcattctctccttcaactttataaattttatttatatttgtttaatatatttcttttaatattaataaccaatatatagagatcacttatctttatctttattttaatattaataaattcaattaataatattataaatatctaataaattattaatatctCTTGAACTAATTTGAAAATAATTAATCCATAAATATTAAACTAATCaaagaataataaataatttGAAACCATATCATATCATGTATTATGcagataataaataaatatttaaccACTAACTAGAGTTTATTCTATTAATATAATAGTTTATTTAGGTTTtgcaaaaataattttttttacttttttgtaATTTATTAACTAGAGTTTATTCGATTAATATATAAGTTtattcaagttttacaaaaataaaatttttaacttttttgtaATTTATAATATTGTACCTCATGTATagggttttttttcttttttcatttctaacccaaaacttttactcttttgcaatttagaccctttgttttttacttttaacataaaccttttcatttttttgcaatttaacctctactctttttattttttcaattttggtccaccatactatTCATCATTCCCAATATTTAcatttcattctaaattttgtgagttaacgtaccgcaacgtgcgtgtagggttcaacattttttcgtgcATTTTTCCCGTTTGGCCCATCGCAACATATCAATATTTCTCcatttgacaagttcgtcgcaacgtGCAGGTCctggattgacttagttattttttctatgttttacgttttggtttaatttctctacaacgagcgtgcgtgattcaaataTTTTACGTCTACTTTTCGCTcggctttattttttttttccgtttttatttattttgtttttatgagCTTTTCTGATGTTGGTGATCGCTGATAGTGGTATAGCATTGGTACGACTTGACACAGTTTTACGACAACCGCTGCAACCCGAGGACTTAATACTAGTTTTTAATAAAGTAATGGGTTTATCCAATACCTACGAGAAATGAATTTAGTTATTACAATACCACGAGAAGTGTGTTGCAATTTTAGACTCAGTGAACCAAAAAATAGATTATGTCACTATTAGTTTCATTTAAAAAATGATCaactaagactatggggtatggggcggggcttggggcgtggccccttgggcgggggtttcagcccgggcgttgggcgggctTAGCGGTCTTCCGTGttcggctctcattggctgggttggctaggctataggtggctaggctttttttttttaattttgtgtgtatttttataataattgaaaaaaaattataacacgtggccaacccacgcgggctagccacgccccgccataccgacccaacatGCAACTGACCAAGGTGCCCCTCGAAGttcacgtgtcaacccatgcctcaAACCCCCGCCCCAGCATACCCTATGTTCTAAAAATTCCCTTTCAGTTCTATTGTGGGCTGTTATGTTTGTGGGCTGCTTCTCGAACAAGTCCTTCAAAATAATTCAGCTCATCAATTTAATACATTGCCCATTCTTTTATTCAATCAATGATCAGCCCGATTATGGTTTTGTTTCTTTTAATTTTAACGTGAGTTGAAACCAAATAAACTAACACAAACTCATTTCAAATGGAATTAACCTATAGTGCATTAATATAACCTTTTTAATAGGAGACTAGCAGGATTCCCCTACGTTATGTGCGGGAATTCGATCAGTATCGATGCAGTTCGTGATGATACCCGTATTTGCTATAGCAACCAAAAAGAATATAATACATTCTTGATATATCCAAAAGGATATCGACACGTGGTTTACGTCCATAATAAACTGTAAAAACGAATATCGATACTAGTTCAGGTACCGAAGTTCAATCAGTTCGATTCGTTAGGGCACATGCATGGTACTAGCACTCACATAGCCTACAATACTAAAAAAAACTCTTTACTTTGAACATAGATGTCTATTAAgcatttttttttaacttaatgaacgtaaaaaaaaataaataaagagaataaagagaataaaattctctttaatttggtgtaatattttttaaattttatcgtATAAAAAGGTTACGGTCATCTAAAAATTGGAGGGAATGAAAAAAGAAAAAGTCTATGTAGCTTATTCCTCACCTAGAAGCCCCTAGTCTAGCCTCTACAAATGtttatttttgctttttcacGTTGGTCATGATCATTTTGGTGATTTTCCCTTATAATAATATACACACTAGTAGTTACTATGAAGGGATATGGTCTCAAACGCCGTGCACGACGTGACTTAGCCCCTATGCGTGCAGGACCATACTTACACTTAAACTTCAAAACACTCAGCTGATTCTAAGGTTCCTACAAGAGCTACTCTTGCAGGCGCACAACTATGCCAACATAGAGGAGACAAACGGTACAAGGTGAAAGGGACCTACAACCAATCAACATTCGCCAGCTACATCAACTTAAGATCCCCACGATGCTCAATCGTGCAAGACACAAATAGTACAAGCAACAGCGACATGTGCCCATTTAGCATGCGGCATTTCACCCTTGCCCAGTCTCCACTAACGGTTGAGGGCAGATAAGACAACAAGTATATTTGGAAAGCGACGTATAGCCAATCACGGTGCGTGATCGTACTCCCACCTCTATGCACATTACCTGTCGTGACAAAGAGGGCCAAATGAATATTCCTCGATAGTGACATCTAGCCCAATCCGCTCCCCAGATTCTCTAACTATCCGGCTATAAATATCCACCTTCACCAAAGGTTCAAGGATCTGATTTTCTGACTCTCTCACTCTAAGCACACACTTGTTTCTTTCGTCTCTCTAGAAAtaacaatacttattctcacgtcagAGTCTGGTTaggagaaccccccccccccattcttaTTCTCTTAACGAGCAACGGTATTATTATTTTGTTGATCACACTTGGGACAATTCCAGTTGCATTGATTAGGAGAGAAGATTTAAGAGATAACCCCTTGGTCGAAATACCATTATCATTCTATCCCCTTTAGATTATAACTCGTGTTTTTTTATTGGCACCATCCCATTGCGAGAACAACACTTTCTCTtcgggtttttttttcttttttccatCATTAGATTGATCTCCCTCCTCCTATTTTCTGTTCAGACTCAAACTTTGTGCGATCGTATGAGTCATTGCGCACAGCTCGAACCCCTATGATGATGGGTACGAACAAAAGGATCAAACTATTGGTATCGTCACAAAGACTGCTAACACCACACCAAGGACAAACCTAAACTCGTCCTTTAGTTTTCATGCAGACCCGTAAACACCGCGGGACCAACAACCCCAAAGGGGTAAACCTTGGAAACTTGGTTCATCAAAAGACAACCACAACTCGTCGAAGAATACGAGAGGTAGCGCCAAGAAAACCAACAGGCGGGACCAGCGTCGGCGCGCACCCGTCACCAGCCATTTCTCACGGGCGGTCACGCAGGTAGGGTAAGCAGGAACGCAGGGACATGGAAGCCGGTTAAAGTATTGGTGGCACACGTAAGACATAGGGTGGCCATGGAAAAGGTCATGTTAGCCGCTGAGGCACCCGCGATAACATCCCTAACCACCCACACCACCCCCACACAGCCGAGCCCACACTGTTCACCACAATAACATTCACAATGCGGACGATTGCACTGAAGAGCATGATCCCATATACTCATATAGGTAGACCCAAAGCTATCCCACTCAAAGAAACCAAAGTAGCCACTTAGTGTATCAGCCACCAACAGTCCCTGCATGCCACCTCCATGCGAAGGACGACTTCTCTAAGCCTTATGACTGATGGCCGCAACAGAGAAATCCAAGTACATTCATAAAATAGATACAACCCCGCCCTTATCAAGATTGAGAATTCCAGAAATGTTAGAAAGTACAATGGCCTGACCGACCAGGATGACCACCTCAAGGGTTTCATCACTGCAGGCACTATCGTTAACTGGACTCAACCAGTACGGAGTCTCTTGTTCATGCAAATCCTGGTAGGAGCCGGCATCGCATGGTTTGATAGCTTTCCCGATAGCCAAATCGCTAAGTTCTCACAACAGTTCACCTAGCAATGAAGGTACACAAAAGATACAACAGACTGATAGCTTTCCCGATAGCCAATTCGCTAAGTTCTCACAACAGTTCACCTAGCAATGAAGGCACACAAAAGATAAAACAGACATCATGTTTGTCATCCATCGTGACAGCGAGAACCTGGAAGACTACATAACCAGATTCAACAAGGAAGCCTTAGAAATCGGTAATTGTGCTGAGCTAATCCGTGTCCTCTCGGGTCCATAATGGCATGCCCAAGTCCTGGGATAAGATCATATCAGCAGCAAAGGTCTACGCACAGACCGAAAAATCTCTAACTAGTGGAAGAGGTCCCAACAAAAACAACCTGTGGGACCATGGTGGGCACAACCACATAAAAGGGCAAGACTTATGTCTGGTACCGCATACAGCCTAACAATTCCATAGAAGACAGATCCCACTCCACGATTGATGCAAGGCAGCTGATCAACGACCGCAATTTCCATAACAACAACCGCAGGTCAAAAGAAAGAGTTTTGAGTCCGCTCACCAAAACAACCCAGGAGGTTCTCACAACTAAGAATGTAACCTTTATGATTCCAAGAGCAGTGAGCAACAAGCGAGGCGCGGATCTAAACCTCTACTGTGAATACCACAAAGACACCCATCACACAACAATTGCTATAGTCCATGATGGAGATCGAATATGCTTTAAAGTATGGTAAACTCACACTCCTTCTTAAGAACATTCGCAAGGACACCCGCAACCTGGACACCCATCATGACAACGAACCTAACAAGAAAAAGGTTCGCTATATCAACACGCATATGATCTAGGGCTGGATAAAGAAGCCCCACAACAGCAACAAACAAACAATAGGCAACACCCGTAGTCTAGCAACT
This genomic interval carries:
- the LOC110898670 gene encoding lipoxygenase 2, chloroplastic isoform X1, which gives rise to MLKPQLKQSHSLLNVFPIQKPFIHGDSANHSSSSAYALTILRQHTSFAKKSTTTGARSTSIAGNIKAISIPFLTKETTVKCVITILPTIGSTLDGISNAGVSLGGVTDVVSDLLGRSFLLELVSNDLDSNGNQKTLRAYARYEALDFDISIYTYKCNFDVPEDFGEIGAVLVENEYSKKMFFKNIVLNNGVTFTCESWVHSKNDNPDKRIFFADKSYLPSETPNGLKSLREHDMESLRGNGEGERKSFERIYDYDVYNDLGAPDEELSLARPVLGGEKHPYPRRCRTGRKMSSIDPLTETRTALPFYIPADEDFSEIKQATFGAKTLYTALHAVVPLLESVFTDTTEGFPLFTDIDMLFNQGVNVPAPDDGILSVFPALLKKTDDTKNAVIQFETPETMDRDRFSWLSDEEFCRQMLAGLNPCSIQLVSEWPLMSKLDPEIYGPAESAITKEIVEKEIKDFMTFDEALAQKKLFMLDYHDLLLPYVNKLRDLKTTTLYGSRTLMFLHPDGTLKPIAIELTHPPYDGKPAWKHVYTPAQVATDLWLWRLAKAHVLAHDAGYHQLISHWLRTHCAIEPYIIATNRHLSQMHPMSRLLLPHCRYTMQINSLARLILINAGGILEKIFFPDEYSMQLSSDVYDQLWRFDHEALPADLINRGIAVEDPTAPHGLKLAIEDYPYANDGLLIYDAIKQWATSYVNHYYPQANLVESDEELQAWWNDIRTVGHGDKKDEPWWPQLKTQDDLIGIVSTIMWVTAGQHSAVNFGQYDLGGYIPYRPTVARTNMPNEDPTDEEWKSFIDRPEDALLKCFPSQLQGIQMLVLYDILSSHSPDEEYIGGNTNATWEAEPTIKAAFEEFRGRLNELEAIIDSRNTDPNLKNRCGAGLVPYQLFKPYSESGVTGRGVANSISI
- the LOC110898670 gene encoding lipoxygenase 2, chloroplastic isoform X2, with the protein product MLKPQLKQSHSLLNVFPIQKPFIHGDSANHSSSSAYALTILRQHTSFAKKSTTTGARSTSIAGNIKAISIPFLTKETTVKCVITILPTIGSTLDGISNAGVSLGGVTDVVSDLLGRSFLLELVSNDLDSNGNQKTLRAYARYEALDFDISIYTYKCNFDVPEDFGEIGAVLVENEYSKKMFFKNIVLNNGVTFTCESWVHSKNDNPDKRIFFADKSYLPSETPNGLKSLREHDMESLRGNGEGERKSFERIYDYDVYNDLGAPDEELSLARPVLGGEKHPYPRRCRTGRKMSSIDPLTETRTALPFYIPADEDFSEIKQATFGAKTLYTALHAVVPLLESVFTDTTEGFPLFTDIDMLFNQGVNVPAPDDGILSVFPALLKKTDDTKNAVIQFETPETMDNRFSWLSDEEFCRQMLAGLNPCSIQLVSEWPLMSKLDPEIYGPAESAITKEIVEKEIKDFMTFDEALAQKKLFMLDYHDLLLPYVNKLRDLKTTTLYGSRTLMFLHPDGTLKPIAIELTHPPYDGKPAWKHVYTPAQVATDLWLWRLAKAHVLAHDAGYHQLISHWLRTHCAIEPYIIATNRHLSQMHPMSRLLLPHCRYTMQINSLARLILINAGGILEKIFFPDEYSMQLSSDVYDQLWRFDHEALPADLINRGIAVEDPTAPHGLKLAIEDYPYANDGLLIYDAIKQWATSYVNHYYPQANLVESDEELQAWWNDIRTVGHGDKKDEPWWPQLKTQDDLIGIVSTIMWVTAGQHSAVNFGQYDLGGYIPYRPTVARTNMPNEDPTDEEWKSFIDRPEDALLKCFPSQLQGIQMLVLYDILSSHSPDEEYIGGNTNATWEAEPTIKAAFEEFRGRLNELEAIIDSRNTDPNLKNRCGAGLVPYQLFKPYSESGVTGRGVANSISI